One Candidatus Ancaeobacter aquaticus DNA segment encodes these proteins:
- a CDS encoding nuclear transport factor 2 family protein, with protein sequence MKKFLWILIVIAIVVLGGYVTFTWFNPFAKNTPPEIQLGKKLEEQFWVDMTTRNWGAIENKLADGFQSIHEDGARNRDQEIKLIKGLKLEKYKLSNFKISRNGPIIVVTYEVASHHEIIDGDIIPKTPSTRSSVWLMTDKGWQWIHHANLARLKK encoded by the coding sequence ATGAAAAAGTTTTTATGGATACTCATTGTCATTGCCATTGTTGTCTTAGGAGGATACGTTACCTTTACATGGTTTAATCCTTTTGCTAAAAACACACCGCCTGAAATACAGCTCGGAAAAAAACTTGAAGAACAGTTTTGGGTTGATATGACAACACGTAACTGGGGAGCTATTGAAAATAAGCTCGCAGACGGTTTTCAATCCATACATGAAGATGGCGCCCGTAACCGTGATCAAGAAATAAAACTTATTAAAGGGCTTAAACTCGAAAAATATAAACTCTCAAACTTTAAGATAAGCCGTAACGGACCGATTATAGTTGTTACCTACGAAGTTGCTAGCCATCATGAAATTATTGATGGTGACATTATTCCTAAAACACCATCCACTCGTTCAAGTGTATGGCTCATGACGGATAAAGGTTGGCAATGGATACATCACGCTAATCTCGCACGATTAAAAAAGTAA
- a CDS encoding SpoIIE family protein phosphatase: MFKKLSVRLACVTILIMTMIIGVFTYYLVHDRSTQLYERILEKGVTAAKIGATSIGRILEELIDNGVYTEDQIFEQTLVAEMFSEKVIEGYRNESAKDIASMRKYHYQTGLDTYLDDKIVGIEDKFLEDPQFVYAAVMDMRGYAPAHNSIYSKPLTGDFAIDRAYSRCKRIYTDRVAKTVCENRKESYLRQIYERDMGDVIWDISSPIIIKERHWGAFRIGLSMDKAQKAIAALQWKLISMMVVLLIMVAFVVSRITTVMMRPLHDLHEGVDKVSRGDLSYEQRITSRDEVGDLAVSFNKMVKDLKDYIQRLKETTAIKERMEHELKIAHDIQMSIVPKIFPAFPHRPEFDIYAVLKPAKEVGGDFYDFFFIDETRFCFVIGDVSGKGVPASLFMAVAKTLIKSIAKETQDPSEILDKVNKELLHENDSYIFVTIFCGIMDIRTGVIEYACGGHNPPVVIRENGSVDFLNGSRSTVVGVLEEAIYIKDTLTLATGDTFFMYTDGVTEAFNADHQQFSEQRLRNGIESHKEDTVKKLVVDTLDEINTFTRGVPQSDDITLMVLRYFGPKA, from the coding sequence ATGTTTAAAAAATTATCAGTTCGACTAGCCTGTGTCACTATCCTCATCATGACGATGATCATAGGGGTCTTTACCTATTATTTGGTCCATGACCGTTCAACACAGTTATATGAGAGAATACTTGAAAAAGGTGTTACCGCAGCAAAGATAGGTGCGACATCAATTGGTAGGATTTTAGAAGAACTTATTGATAACGGTGTGTATACTGAAGATCAAATATTTGAACAGACATTAGTTGCTGAGATGTTTTCAGAAAAAGTGATTGAAGGGTACCGTAATGAATCAGCAAAAGATATTGCATCGATGAGAAAATATCATTACCAGACAGGATTGGACACTTATTTAGATGATAAAATCGTTGGGATAGAAGATAAGTTTTTAGAAGATCCGCAGTTCGTGTATGCGGCAGTAATGGATATGCGAGGGTATGCGCCAGCGCACAACTCAATTTACAGCAAACCGCTTACCGGTGATTTTGCGATTGATCGCGCATACAGCAGGTGTAAACGGATATATACTGATCGTGTTGCAAAAACAGTATGTGAGAACCGTAAAGAATCATACCTTAGACAAATTTATGAACGTGACATGGGTGACGTTATCTGGGACATATCATCTCCAATAATTATAAAAGAGAGACATTGGGGTGCGTTTCGTATTGGTCTATCAATGGACAAGGCCCAAAAAGCGATTGCGGCACTGCAATGGAAATTGATCTCAATGATGGTGGTCTTGCTTATAATGGTGGCCTTTGTCGTTTCGAGGATCACAACTGTTATGATGCGGCCATTACATGATCTCCATGAAGGTGTTGATAAAGTTTCACGAGGAGATTTATCATATGAACAGCGTATCACTTCACGCGACGAGGTCGGTGATCTTGCCGTGTCTTTTAACAAGATGGTGAAGGATCTAAAAGATTACATTCAACGATTGAAAGAAACAACAGCAATAAAAGAACGTATGGAACACGAACTTAAGATCGCACATGACATACAGATGAGTATCGTGCCAAAGATATTTCCTGCGTTTCCTCATCGGCCAGAATTTGATATTTACGCAGTCTTAAAACCTGCAAAAGAAGTTGGCGGAGATTTTTACGATTTCTTTTTTATTGATGAAACCCGTTTTTGTTTTGTAATCGGTGATGTATCAGGCAAAGGCGTTCCCGCGTCACTTTTTATGGCTGTCGCTAAAACACTTATAAAGTCTATTGCAAAAGAAACACAGGATCCGAGCGAAATACTTGATAAGGTAAACAAAGAGTTGTTGCATGAAAACGACTCCTATATTTTCGTAACTATTTTTTGCGGTATTATGGATATTAGAACAGGGGTGATAGAGTATGCATGTGGCGGGCATAATCCACCGGTTGTGATTCGGGAAAACGGTAGTGTTGATTTCTTGAACGGATCACGCAGTACGGTTGTTGGTGTATTAGAAGAAGCGATATATATAAAGGATACGTTAACCTTGGCGACGGGAGATACATTTTTTATGTACACGGATGGCGTCACAGAGGCATTTAACGCTGACCACCAACAATTTTCTGAACAGCGATTACGAAATGGAATCGAGTCACATAAAGAAGATACAGTCAAAAAGTTAGTTGTAGATACCTTAGATGAGATAAATACATTTACACGCGGTGTTCCTCAATCGGATGATATAACACTCATGGTGTTACGTTATTTCGGTCCCAAAGCATAA
- a CDS encoding PD-(D/E)XK nuclease family protein, with amino-acid sequence MPKTDINGFKRRSKNVFDPNATKPFKLSRTKLENFVCCPRCFYLDRRLGIGVPPGFPFNLNSAVDHLFKKEFDSYRAQKKPHPLMLQYNIGAIPYQHKDLDTWRENFVGVQYYHEKTNFLLFGAVDDIWEKPDGELIVVDYKSTSINGEITLHDEWKDSYKRQMEIYQWILRRNGFAVSNTGYFVYANGLKDPDGFNDTLLFKTTVLLYTGNDSWIEDTLIRAHECLSSNTIPEYNSECSFCAYQALTHNV; translated from the coding sequence ATGCCAAAAACTGATATAAACGGCTTTAAACGACGATCGAAGAATGTATTTGATCCTAACGCAACGAAACCGTTCAAACTGAGTCGCACAAAACTAGAAAACTTTGTTTGTTGCCCTCGATGCTTTTACCTTGATCGCCGACTCGGCATTGGTGTTCCTCCGGGATTCCCTTTTAACCTTAATTCCGCTGTTGACCATCTTTTCAAAAAAGAATTTGATTCGTATCGCGCACAGAAAAAACCACATCCGCTTATGCTCCAATACAATATAGGAGCGATCCCTTATCAGCATAAGGACCTTGACACATGGCGAGAAAATTTTGTGGGGGTCCAATACTATCACGAGAAAACTAATTTTTTATTATTTGGTGCAGTTGACGACATATGGGAAAAACCAGATGGAGAGCTGATCGTGGTAGATTATAAATCTACCAGCATTAACGGAGAGATCACCTTACATGACGAGTGGAAAGATTCATATAAACGGCAGATGGAAATATACCAGTGGATCTTAAGGAGAAATGGTTTTGCCGTATCAAATACCGGCTATTTTGTGTATGCAAACGGACTCAAGGATCCCGATGGATTTAATGATACTTTGCTATTTAAAACAACCGTGCTCCTCTATACCGGGAACGACTCGTGGATAGAAGATACATTGATCCGTGCGCACGAATGTCTCTCAAGCAACACTATCCCAGAGTACAACTCCGAATGCAGTTTTTGCGCGTATCAAGCACTCACTCATAACGTATAA
- a CDS encoding MauE/DoxX family redox-associated membrane protein has product MKRFFVYASDPKSLISIIARIVIGGLFVYASIDKILYPAQFAEIINEFDLLSWELSVLSALWLSWLELFVGILLIFNVWARACALLLSGLCFLFILALISALVRGIELNCGCFTTKIDLEHIRTWGSLWIEVALLIGCVYVWIIDTVYDYNIKKV; this is encoded by the coding sequence ATGAAAAGATTCTTTGTTTATGCAAGCGATCCTAAATCCTTGATATCGATAATTGCACGAATAGTGATTGGCGGGCTCTTTGTATATGCAAGTATAGACAAGATTTTATATCCCGCACAATTTGCCGAGATCATTAATGAGTTTGATCTGTTATCATGGGAGCTATCGGTGCTTTCAGCTTTGTGGCTCTCATGGTTAGAACTATTTGTCGGGATACTTCTTATATTCAATGTATGGGCACGCGCATGTGCACTACTACTGTCTGGATTGTGTTTTCTTTTTATTCTGGCATTGATATCAGCATTAGTGCGCGGTATAGAATTGAACTGCGGATGTTTTACGACAAAAATCGATCTAGAGCATATACGTACATGGGGATCATTATGGATTGAAGTAGCTCTCCTTATTGGCTGTGTGTATGTGTGGATTATTGATACAGTGTATGATTACAATATAAAAAAAGTCTGA
- a CDS encoding nitroreductase family protein: MLKDLILKNRSCRRFYEDEKISEDTLKDLVDLARLSPSAANAQPLRYILSNTPEMNEKIFPHLTWAGYLKEWKGPDVGEKPSAYIIILANNPVSRMSPHDAGIAAQSIMLGATEIGYGGCIIAAVHRDELRKELDIKSKHHIFMVLALGKPKEEVIIEELPSDGKIEYWRDDKNVHHVPKRTLKDIIVEK, encoded by the coding sequence GTGCTCAAAGATCTTATTTTAAAAAATCGAAGTTGCAGAAGGTTTTATGAAGATGAAAAAATTTCCGAAGATACACTTAAGGATCTCGTTGATCTAGCACGTTTGTCGCCGTCAGCGGCAAATGCGCAGCCTCTGAGATATATTCTTTCAAATACCCCTGAAATGAATGAAAAGATATTTCCACATTTGACGTGGGCAGGATATCTCAAAGAATGGAAAGGTCCTGACGTTGGCGAGAAGCCCTCAGCGTATATCATTATACTCGCAAATAATCCTGTCTCACGAATGTCCCCGCACGATGCGGGTATTGCAGCTCAGAGCATTATGCTTGGAGCGACTGAGATTGGCTATGGAGGATGCATTATAGCAGCCGTACATAGGGACGAGTTACGCAAAGAACTCGATATTAAATCTAAACATCACATTTTTATGGTTTTAGCGTTAGGAAAACCAAAAGAAGAAGTCATTATTGAAGAGCTTCCTAGTGACGGCAAGATTGAATACTGGCGTGACGATAAAAACGTTCATCATGTACCGAAAAGAACATTAAAAGATATTATTGTGGAAAAATGA
- a CDS encoding DUF4197 domain-containing protein: MKKIVLLTVTFLMILTINGTKCHAGFGWLTDLLKPLSETKLSETKIASGLKEALKVAIDNTVKIVGKTNGYLGNNDIRIPVPEKLQIIEGPLRSFGFAEQLDEFTLSMNRAAEKAAPYARDVFIDAIMDMSVSDAQGILNGGNTAATDYFKTKTKQKLVDTYSPIVDKEMDKFDVTQKFKTITGFYDSLPIKQSIQIPNINDYVVGKSLDGLFFIMGQEETNIRTDPKARVTSLLKQVFSKQE, from the coding sequence ATGAAGAAGATAGTACTGTTAACCGTAACATTCTTGATGATCTTGACAATAAACGGCACGAAGTGCCATGCGGGATTTGGCTGGCTTACTGATCTATTAAAACCACTCTCAGAAACAAAGCTCAGTGAAACAAAAATTGCTTCTGGCCTTAAAGAAGCGCTAAAAGTAGCTATTGATAACACAGTTAAAATCGTAGGTAAAACAAATGGCTATCTTGGCAATAATGATATAAGAATACCTGTTCCGGAAAAGCTTCAGATTATTGAAGGACCGCTACGAAGCTTCGGGTTCGCAGAACAGTTAGATGAGTTCACCTTAAGCATGAACCGCGCAGCAGAAAAAGCCGCCCCGTATGCACGTGATGTCTTTATTGATGCCATTATGGATATGTCTGTTTCTGATGCGCAAGGCATACTGAACGGTGGCAATACCGCTGCAACGGATTACTTCAAAACAAAAACAAAACAAAAACTGGTTGATACCTATAGCCCAATTGTGGATAAAGAAATGGATAAGTTTGATGTAACACAAAAGTTTAAAACAATAACCGGTTTTTACGATTCACTGCCAATCAAGCAATCTATTCAAATACCAAATATTAACGATTATGTTGTCGGAAAATCTCTTGATGGCTTGTTCTTTATCATGGGTCAAGAAGAAACAAATATCCGCACTGATCCAAAAGCGCGGGTAACATCACTTTTAAAGCAAGTATTCTCAAAACAAGAATAG
- a CDS encoding alpha/beta fold hydrolase has translation MMKLFSILIISFGLVFNPLSAHAFIFDFLGGDQNDTKSEPHYVATPDGWKIAIEHVSSRGIANDNPPVILCHGLGYNGDFWMLSREMNLAQYLADRGYDVWIMSLRGAGKSTKWVYKIAEMGMETPAILDNIDNEDYTSLAIRGVGMLFKLSQAKMTNASINPKFINWTFDDYVNYDVPTAIEFVKQKTGSPDIFWVGHSMGGNILLAHLAKYQRRDIRGVVTIGSQLTMADGHVVNEYINTLQWLRLLELQGGVEAEKAKRMAQEQGRALLFNQGNMERDVIGRLEISGTDTPAVGVLGQYLELVGSGEFKTADNSYNYARSAQNIKVPLLACAGQRDAFVNPKDLLFLRDNVGSTDCQAVLLGPSVGMYPYGHNDSLISRRAAREVYPMIGKWLDDHREYYSPPVKNTQMQPQSATRKVYMQHGYGVTSTKYSTFTSPKSTVSTPQYVPPPQTHQQGQGSQNQNNDDLPKAKRVYPF, from the coding sequence ATGATGAAACTATTTTCAATACTTATTATATCTTTTGGATTAGTGTTTAATCCTTTATCCGCGCATGCCTTCATTTTTGATTTTCTAGGCGGGGATCAGAATGATACAAAAAGTGAGCCGCACTATGTTGCAACACCTGATGGGTGGAAGATTGCAATAGAGCATGTGTCATCACGTGGTATAGCAAATGATAATCCGCCGGTTATTCTCTGCCACGGGTTAGGCTACAACGGCGATTTTTGGATGCTTTCACGTGAGATGAATCTCGCCCAATATCTGGCCGACAGAGGATATGATGTATGGATAATGTCACTGCGCGGTGCAGGAAAAAGCACTAAGTGGGTCTATAAGATCGCTGAGATGGGCATGGAAACACCGGCAATATTAGATAATATTGATAATGAAGATTATACTTCTCTTGCTATACGCGGTGTGGGTATGCTTTTTAAGTTGTCTCAGGCGAAAATGACTAATGCGTCGATAAATCCGAAGTTTATAAACTGGACGTTTGATGATTACGTAAATTATGATGTCCCGACGGCGATAGAGTTCGTAAAACAGAAAACCGGATCACCGGACATTTTTTGGGTAGGGCACAGTATGGGAGGAAACATACTTCTTGCACATTTGGCAAAATATCAACGGAGAGATATACGAGGTGTTGTAACGATCGGATCGCAACTTACCATGGCAGACGGTCATGTTGTTAATGAATATATTAATACACTTCAATGGCTGAGATTGTTGGAATTGCAGGGTGGGGTAGAAGCGGAAAAAGCCAAGCGAATGGCACAAGAGCAAGGACGAGCTTTACTTTTTAATCAAGGAAATATGGAGAGAGATGTTATTGGGCGTCTTGAAATCAGTGGTACAGACACACCTGCAGTCGGTGTTTTGGGGCAATATCTTGAGCTTGTTGGTTCAGGTGAATTTAAAACAGCGGATAATAGTTATAACTATGCCCGGTCAGCTCAGAATATTAAAGTGCCCCTTTTAGCGTGTGCAGGACAGAGGGACGCGTTTGTTAATCCGAAAGATCTTTTATTCTTACGTGATAATGTAGGATCAACTGATTGCCAAGCTGTGCTCTTAGGGCCGTCTGTCGGCATGTACCCGTACGGGCATAATGATTCTTTGATCAGCCGTAGAGCGGCAAGGGAAGTATATCCCATGATCGGTAAATGGCTTGATGACCATAGAGAGTACTATTCGCCGCCAGTAAAGAATACACAGATGCAGCCACAATCTGCAACACGTAAGGTATATATGCAGCACGGATACGGAGTGACCTCCACAAAGTACTCAACATTCACGAGTCCAAAATCGACGGTGAGTACACCACAATACGTTCCGCCGCCACAAACTCATCAACAGGGACAAGGCAGCCAGAATCAAAACAATGATGATTTGCCGAAAGCAAAGAGGGTGTATCCCTTTTAA
- a CDS encoding PEP-CTERM sorting domain-containing protein — protein sequence MKKLFILISMAVFVGITSPLYAITITEDFSFYGDSANIIGVSGGGTNWDDDWVKGHDNITFVTDAGLETGKLTTSTSVTDAHRTFNTTLTSIDSISIQMKQSAFSAGGGFYGGFQLASDTGVVGIWMSFYSASSNLNLRGFETYTYPSGTGKNLADVVTTGEFHTITITDVDFGEGTYTAQLDAELAKTDFKFYNNADISNFKALNLVQGNTGTYTNFNEISINGVPEPSTYALFGLGLFGLAYFRGRNKRLVSRKL from the coding sequence ATGAAGAAATTGTTTATTCTGATTTCAATGGCTGTTTTTGTGGGTATTACTTCCCCACTCTATGCTATCACAATAACAGAAGATTTCAGTTTTTACGGGGATAGTGCCAATATAATAGGTGTTTCCGGTGGCGGGACAAATTGGGATGATGATTGGGTCAAAGGTCATGATAACATAACATTTGTAACAGACGCCGGATTAGAGACAGGAAAGCTAACTACAAGTACCTCTGTAACCGATGCGCATAGAACCTTTAATACTACGTTAACGTCTATTGATAGTATTAGCATTCAAATGAAACAAAGTGCATTTTCTGCTGGAGGTGGATTCTACGGTGGATTTCAATTAGCTTCAGATACAGGCGTCGTTGGTATTTGGATGTCCTTCTATAGCGCGAGTTCTAATCTAAATCTACGTGGTTTCGAAACTTATACATATCCTTCAGGGACCGGAAAGAACCTGGCAGATGTTGTTACCACTGGAGAGTTCCATACCATTACAATAACAGACGTAGATTTTGGCGAAGGTACATATACCGCACAATTGGATGCTGAATTAGCGAAGACTGATTTCAAATTTTATAATAACGCTGATATTTCTAATTTTAAAGCTTTGAATTTGGTGCAGGGAAATACTGGTACCTATACCAACTTTAATGAGATATCTATCAACGGTGTTCCAGAACCGTCTACGTACGCGCTTTTCGGTCTCGGGCTTTTTGGACTCGCCTATTTTCGCGGGAGAAATAAACGACTTGTGTCTCGTAAATTGTGA
- a CDS encoding V-type ATP synthase subunit A: MNNKKNDNGHGLGKSVSARVVTVRDNIVQIEVLEGSIKKNEVGYVCVGDERLRAEVLRITGKKADMQVFEDTGGVRVGDTVEMTGQMLSIELGPGLLGQVFDGLQNPLNIFAKEYGFFLPRGRDVRALDTNKKWRFTPSVKVGETVKPGGVIGTTMEGIFVHKIMVPFKLKEPVTVKWIQKESEVTLDDKVAKIETTDGKEQDVTLTMKWPVRKAIPERLLRERFVERLYPEEPMTTTIRIVDAFFPIARGGTACIPGPFGAGKTVLQGLMARYSTVDIVIIIACGERAGEVVETITEYPSMKDPKTGGSLMDRTIIICNTSSMPVAARESSLYTGITMGEYYRQMGYNVLVIADSTSRWAQAMRETSGRMEEIPGEEAFPAYLDSSVKNVYERAGVIRTADGSVGSLTMVGTVSPAGGNFEEPVTQATLSTVKTFLGLSYDRAYKRFYPAINPLISWSRYLHQLEPWFTKNLGHTWVQDIKDMYDLFVQADNINQLMQVTGEEGITVEDYLLLQKSTLVDIVYLQQDAYDPVDVSVSRERQLESFSFLKYIIYYEYSFENKDVVREFFTQVTGLYKNLNYSPFKSKEYEKYKKEIEDLVRSSTTKVYSGKA, translated from the coding sequence ATGAACAATAAGAAAAATGATAATGGTCATGGTCTGGGCAAAAGTGTTTCCGCGCGTGTAGTTACTGTGCGGGACAATATTGTCCAGATTGAAGTTCTTGAAGGTTCGATCAAAAAAAATGAGGTAGGCTATGTATGTGTCGGTGATGAACGTCTCCGCGCAGAGGTCCTGCGAATTACAGGGAAAAAGGCCGATATGCAGGTATTCGAAGATACGGGAGGTGTTCGCGTAGGAGACACTGTTGAGATGACAGGTCAAATGCTTTCTATTGAGCTGGGACCGGGTCTTTTAGGACAGGTTTTCGACGGGCTTCAGAACCCATTAAATATTTTTGCGAAAGAGTATGGATTTTTCTTGCCGCGCGGCCGTGATGTTCGAGCACTCGATACAAATAAGAAATGGCGGTTTACACCGTCAGTGAAAGTTGGTGAGACTGTTAAGCCCGGCGGTGTTATCGGTACAACGATGGAAGGGATTTTTGTTCACAAGATAATGGTGCCATTCAAACTGAAAGAACCTGTTACGGTTAAATGGATTCAGAAGGAAAGCGAGGTTACGCTTGATGACAAGGTTGCCAAAATTGAAACCACTGATGGAAAAGAACAAGATGTCACGCTTACAATGAAATGGCCAGTGCGTAAAGCAATACCCGAACGGCTATTGCGTGAACGTTTTGTTGAACGTCTTTATCCTGAAGAGCCTATGACTACTACAATCAGGATTGTTGATGCCTTTTTCCCAATTGCGCGCGGTGGTACAGCATGTATTCCAGGACCGTTTGGTGCCGGTAAAACAGTATTGCAGGGTCTCATGGCACGTTATTCGACAGTCGATATTGTCATCATCATCGCGTGCGGTGAACGTGCCGGCGAAGTGGTTGAGACCATTACAGAATATCCAAGCATGAAGGACCCAAAGACAGGAGGGTCTCTCATGGACAGGACGATAATTATATGCAACACATCTTCTATGCCTGTTGCTGCCCGTGAGTCATCACTATACACAGGCATTACTATGGGCGAGTATTATCGCCAGATGGGGTATAATGTCCTTGTGATAGCCGATTCAACGTCACGATGGGCGCAGGCGATGCGTGAAACATCTGGACGTATGGAAGAGATCCCGGGAGAAGAGGCATTTCCTGCGTATCTTGACTCCTCTGTTAAAAATGTCTATGAACGCGCGGGTGTTATCCGTACGGCTGACGGATCGGTCGGAAGTTTAACGATGGTTGGGACTGTTTCTCCTGCCGGAGGTAATTTTGAAGAACCGGTTACTCAGGCGACACTGTCGACAGTGAAAACATTTCTCGGCCTTTCATATGACCGTGCATACAAGCGGTTTTACCCGGCCATTAATCCGCTAATCTCTTGGTCCCGTTATCTCCACCAGCTTGAGCCTTGGTTTACAAAAAACCTCGGTCATACGTGGGTGCAGGACATAAAAGATATGTATGACTTGTTCGTTCAGGCTGATAATATAAATCAGCTTATGCAGGTGACAGGAGAAGAAGGTATAACAGTTGAGGATTATTTGCTGTTACAAAAATCAACTCTGGTGGATATAGTCTATCTTCAGCAAGATGCGTACGATCCTGTGGATGTATCAGTTTCCCGTGAACGCCAGCTCGAGAGTTTCTCGTTTTTAAAATATATAATTTATTACGAGTATTCATTTGAGAACAAAGACGTAGTACGTGAGTTCTTTACACAGGTAACGGGACTTTATAAAAATTTGAATTACAGTCCGTTTAAATCCAAAGAATACGAAAAATATAAAAAAGAAATTGAAGATCTGGTAAGGTCAAGCACAACGAAAGTGTATTCTGGTAAAGCGTGA
- a CDS encoding DUF2764 family protein: MNNDYYTLIGSLPLLPRFDKAIRLPISQERLYERLKMLESSDAHILSRIEAFLFWKRQVVKESPKELMRQYEDLMALSMSNDLKRFIQTIMTQRTVMVWLRRRQHGLPPPISGELWGLGPLVHNIEKNWSDPDFKMAATFPYIPRARELLAAGDVVGLDKHGGLYIWRVVDELVFGEEFSFIGVFGYVIKWNMVAYWLSFNSQLAEKKFEEIVAEVCSEYEQ; the protein is encoded by the coding sequence ATGAATAATGATTATTATACTTTGATTGGCAGTTTACCGCTTTTGCCGCGGTTTGACAAAGCGATCCGTCTGCCGATTTCGCAGGAAAGACTCTATGAGCGGCTGAAGATGCTTGAGTCTTCTGACGCGCATATACTGTCCCGGATCGAAGCTTTTCTTTTTTGGAAAAGGCAGGTTGTAAAAGAGAGTCCTAAAGAGCTCATGCGTCAATATGAAGACCTTATGGCACTCTCTATGTCTAATGATTTGAAAAGATTCATCCAGACAATAATGACGCAGCGAACTGTAATGGTTTGGTTACGGCGTAGACAGCATGGTCTACCGCCGCCGATATCAGGTGAATTGTGGGGATTAGGGCCGCTTGTTCATAATATTGAAAAGAATTGGTCAGATCCTGATTTCAAGATGGCAGCCACGTTTCCATATATACCGCGCGCGCGAGAACTTCTTGCGGCCGGTGATGTTGTTGGACTTGATAAACATGGCGGGCTCTATATATGGCGTGTTGTTGATGAATTGGTGTTTGGAGAAGAGTTTAGTTTTATCGGAGTTTTTGGGTATGTAATTAAATGGAATATGGTTGCATATTGGTTGTCGTTTAACAGCCAGTTGGCGGAAAAGAAGTTTGAAGAAATTGTAGCGGAGGTGTGTAGTGAATATGAACAATAA
- a CDS encoding ATP synthase subunit C, whose amino-acid sequence MMILLGWIGIFSPLAMSAVGSMIGCTRAGQTACGAMLDTESGYGKYIGVSVLPSSMMIFGIVIMITLNRTVTQECATALFSIGFLSGLALLCGGIFQGNCCASAINASKSKPEIFGMSIAPAAIVEGFGVFVFVFALILAGSIPGGK is encoded by the coding sequence GTGATGATTCTTTTAGGTTGGATAGGTATATTTTCCCCGCTTGCAATGAGCGCGGTAGGAAGCATGATAGGATGCACTCGCGCGGGACAGACCGCATGCGGTGCTATGCTCGATACCGAAAGCGGCTATGGTAAGTATATAGGCGTGTCTGTTTTACCGTCTTCTATGATGATATTTGGCATTGTTATCATGATAACATTAAATCGCACGGTTACGCAGGAATGTGCCACAGCGCTTTTTAGCATAGGTTTTCTATCAGGACTTGCGCTGTTATGTGGCGGTATTTTTCAGGGAAATTGTTGCGCGTCCGCTATAAACGCGTCAAAAAGCAAGCCTGAGATCTTTGGTATGTCAATTGCTCCGGCTGCAATTGTTGAAGGATTCGGAGTGTTTGTATTCGTTTTTGCTCTGATATTAGCAGGTTCGATACCGGGAGGGAAATAA